A single genomic interval of Corvus cornix cornix isolate S_Up_H32 chromosome 11, ASM73873v5, whole genome shotgun sequence harbors:
- the HSF4 gene encoding heat shock factor protein 4 isoform X1: MELHPSRGPREAAVLLPDLTEPHGLSLHRAVWRHQLTLALHQNGTSFHVFDQGRFAKEVLPKYFKHNNMASFVRQLNMYGFRKVVNIEQGGLVKPERDDTEFQHLCFLQGHEHLLEHIKRKVSVVKSEETKMRQEDLSRLLYEVQILRSQQENMECQVQDMKQQNEVLWREVVSLRQNHSQQQKVINKLIQFLFGQLQSSPSSTGIKRKLPLMLDNGISAPPVSKFSRHLSAEPLHDPYFIQSPSTEPASCLNSPAIAGGPIISDVTEASPSNIMNMQSPPENDREKCLMLIKEEPVSPGVKPSAEPDVPLPGCRACSEPPVLPVAMVQSVLEGKGSCGAAPPGTSQPPERRGRRALLDRTDISDPLEGTDWSLEGLQLLLRSQQYSLEPASLLDVFNPNLSLSEWNLTEMEASLPPMQRLTVDLEKSATELPPKVFNPPFNSTCPGKDVILESAQQFLLDHQSIFGNDLISLPENSSLYVPSENMASYMSSVGVQGDIPLNLSSSTDNSQ; the protein is encoded by the exons ATGGAACTACATCCCAG cAGGGGCCCACGGGAGGCTGCTGTACTGCTTCCAGACCTGACTGAACCTCACGGGCTGTCATTGCACAGGGCTGTGTGGAGGCACCAGCTCACACTGGCACTACATCAG AATGGCACCAGCTTCCATGTGTTCGACCAAGGCCGCTTTGCCAAAGAGGTGCTGCCCAAGTATTTCAAGCACAACAACATGGCCAGCTTCGTCCGGCAGCTGAACATGT aTGGCTTCAGGAAGGTGGTGAACATTGAGCAGGGGGGGCTTGTCAAGCCTGAGCGGGACGACACTGAGTTCCAGcacctctgcttcctgcagggcCATGAGCACCTCCTGGAGCACATCAAAAGGAAG gtgtCAGTAGTGAAAAGCGAGGAGACCAAGATGCGCCAGGAGGACCTCAGCAGGTTGCTATACGAGGTACAGATACTGAGAAGTCAGCAGGAGAACATGGAGTGTCAAGTGCAGGACATGAAGCA GCAAAATGAAGTTCTTTGGCGGGAAGTTGTTTCTCTCCGGCAGAACCACTCACAGCAACAGAAAGTCATCAACAAG CTGATTCAGTTTCTGTTTGGCCAGCTCCAATcaagccccagcagcactgggataaAGAGGAAGCT ACCTCTGATGCTTGACAATGGGATCTCGGCTCCACCAGTGTCCAAGTTCAGCCGGCACTTGTCTGCAGAGCCCCTCCACGACCCCTATTTCATACAGTCG CCATCGACAGAGCCTGCCTCTTGCTTAAACAGCCCTGCAATTGCTGGAGGACCCATCATATCTGATGTTACTGAAGCATCCCCTTCCAACATCATGAATATGCAATCCCCTCCTGAAAATGACAG GGAGAAGTGCCTCATGCTGATCAAGGAAGAGCCAGTCAGCCCTGGAGTGAAACCCAGCGCGGAGCCCGATGTGCCCCTGCCCGGCTGCCGGGCCTGCTCCGAGCCCCCGGTGCTGCCGGTGGCCATGGTTCAGTCTGTCCTGGAAGGCAAAGGCAGCTGTGGTGCAGCCCCACCAGGGACCTCCCAGCCACCtgagaggagaggcagaagggcactgctggacag AACAGATATTTCAGACCCGTTGGAGGGCACCGACTGGAGCCTagaagggctgcagctgctgctgaggagccagCAGTACAGCCTGGAGCCTGCCAGCCTCTTGGAT GTCTTTAATCCCAATTTATCTTTGAGTGAGTGGAATTTGACTGAAATGGAAGCCAGTCTGCCCCCG ATGCAGCGACTCACAGTGGATCTGGAGAAGAGTGCAACTGAGCTGCCCCCAAAAGTGTTCAACCCACCTTTCAACAGCACCTGCCCAG GGAAAGATGTCATTCTTGAAAGTGCCCAGCAGTTCCTCCTCGACCATCAGTCCATCTTTGGGAATGACCTCATCAGCTTGCCTGAAAACTCATCACTTTATGTTCCTTCTGAGAATATGGCTTCCTACATGTCCTCTGTGGGTGTCCAAGGGGATATCCCTCTAAACCTGAGTTCTTCAACGGACAACAGCCAGTGA
- the HSF4 gene encoding heat shock factor protein 4 isoform X2: protein MASFVRQLNMYGFRKVVNIEQGGLVKPERDDTEFQHLCFLQGHEHLLEHIKRKVSVVKSEETKMRQEDLSRLLYEVQILRSQQENMECQVQDMKQQNEVLWREVVSLRQNHSQQQKVINKLIQFLFGQLQSSPSSTGIKRKLPLMLDNGISAPPVSKFSRHLSAEPLHDPYFIQSPSTEPASCLNSPAIAGGPIISDVTEASPSNIMNMQSPPENDREKCLMLIKEEPVSPGVKPSAEPDVPLPGCRACSEPPVLPVAMVQSVLEGKGSCGAAPPGTSQPPERRGRRALLDRTDISDPLEGTDWSLEGLQLLLRSQQYSLEPASLLDVFNPNLSLSEWNLTEMEASLPPMQRLTVDLEKSATELPPKVFNPPFNSTCPGKDVILESAQQFLLDHQSIFGNDLISLPENSSLYVPSENMASYMSSVGVQGDIPLNLSSSTDNSQ from the exons ATGGCCAGCTTCGTCCGGCAGCTGAACATGT aTGGCTTCAGGAAGGTGGTGAACATTGAGCAGGGGGGGCTTGTCAAGCCTGAGCGGGACGACACTGAGTTCCAGcacctctgcttcctgcagggcCATGAGCACCTCCTGGAGCACATCAAAAGGAAG gtgtCAGTAGTGAAAAGCGAGGAGACCAAGATGCGCCAGGAGGACCTCAGCAGGTTGCTATACGAGGTACAGATACTGAGAAGTCAGCAGGAGAACATGGAGTGTCAAGTGCAGGACATGAAGCA GCAAAATGAAGTTCTTTGGCGGGAAGTTGTTTCTCTCCGGCAGAACCACTCACAGCAACAGAAAGTCATCAACAAG CTGATTCAGTTTCTGTTTGGCCAGCTCCAATcaagccccagcagcactgggataaAGAGGAAGCT ACCTCTGATGCTTGACAATGGGATCTCGGCTCCACCAGTGTCCAAGTTCAGCCGGCACTTGTCTGCAGAGCCCCTCCACGACCCCTATTTCATACAGTCG CCATCGACAGAGCCTGCCTCTTGCTTAAACAGCCCTGCAATTGCTGGAGGACCCATCATATCTGATGTTACTGAAGCATCCCCTTCCAACATCATGAATATGCAATCCCCTCCTGAAAATGACAG GGAGAAGTGCCTCATGCTGATCAAGGAAGAGCCAGTCAGCCCTGGAGTGAAACCCAGCGCGGAGCCCGATGTGCCCCTGCCCGGCTGCCGGGCCTGCTCCGAGCCCCCGGTGCTGCCGGTGGCCATGGTTCAGTCTGTCCTGGAAGGCAAAGGCAGCTGTGGTGCAGCCCCACCAGGGACCTCCCAGCCACCtgagaggagaggcagaagggcactgctggacag AACAGATATTTCAGACCCGTTGGAGGGCACCGACTGGAGCCTagaagggctgcagctgctgctgaggagccagCAGTACAGCCTGGAGCCTGCCAGCCTCTTGGAT GTCTTTAATCCCAATTTATCTTTGAGTGAGTGGAATTTGACTGAAATGGAAGCCAGTCTGCCCCCG ATGCAGCGACTCACAGTGGATCTGGAGAAGAGTGCAACTGAGCTGCCCCCAAAAGTGTTCAACCCACCTTTCAACAGCACCTGCCCAG GGAAAGATGTCATTCTTGAAAGTGCCCAGCAGTTCCTCCTCGACCATCAGTCCATCTTTGGGAATGACCTCATCAGCTTGCCTGAAAACTCATCACTTTATGTTCCTTCTGAGAATATGGCTTCCTACATGTCCTCTGTGGGTGTCCAAGGGGATATCCCTCTAAACCTGAGTTCTTCAACGGACAACAGCCAGTGA